The Streptomyces sp. NBC_00224 genome has a window encoding:
- a CDS encoding tetratricopeptide repeat protein — translation MTDQAVDVGGSASECEPDAPETTGRQFFGRQRELKELREDVERAGLDTLSGRKSPRARVLLIAGRPGSGRTALAEELARQLAADYPDGVLRASLREPGGTPVPAERVARDLLDALEVPVPPGGGEDELAQLVREALAQRRALLLLDDAVGADQVDPLLPQNADCLVVATARGPLTGVPDVRPCTLGGLDPKAAVEFLESFTGAVRITVDPRTAENLVEECAGAPAAIALVGGWLAVRPQAAVSDVAKRLHALPDEGGAGGALGGQLPVAERPLVRAFRLVYESLPQPNARLLRLLSLAPAGIVDAQTASALAGCSVSAAQNTLEDFVAYGLLRVFGDPDERPAQYAVPGWLAPLLHRLAEAADRPGELQLARARMLERTVRLLQSCRAVTEPDGSPARKKLAGLPRALRFPNERLAAAWLDTRRPALLAAARLAVEDGELDTLARRLVAALVRALAAHRGTGAAAPDLYGLHQLVLDVAERRELHREKAAALLNLGDLDAEAGRTGDALVRYRAALDAGRAANDPYATGRAMESVGGAHQELGDWTRAADWYGRALAQRLARGEREDEARLYGRIGAVLTYAGRYGEALRSWRAAVAGYRRLGDLPSQARALSEAARVQEYAGRPEESLRTCREAVEWARQAGDLRLQAALQLRLADTLDRLGDPAGARLHRGAAETLLGPDGGSGEEDEAPAYEIRSASAKD, via the coding sequence GTGACGGATCAGGCGGTGGACGTGGGCGGCTCTGCATCAGAGTGCGAGCCGGATGCGCCGGAGACGACCGGCCGTCAGTTCTTCGGCCGCCAGCGGGAGTTGAAGGAGCTGCGCGAGGACGTGGAGCGGGCCGGGCTCGACACCCTGTCCGGCCGCAAGTCGCCGCGCGCCCGGGTGCTGCTGATCGCCGGACGCCCCGGCTCCGGGCGGACCGCCCTCGCCGAGGAGCTGGCCCGGCAGCTCGCCGCCGACTACCCCGACGGGGTGCTGCGCGCGTCCCTGCGCGAACCCGGCGGCACCCCGGTCCCCGCCGAGCGGGTGGCCCGCGATCTGCTCGACGCCCTTGAGGTTCCGGTGCCGCCCGGCGGCGGCGAGGACGAGCTGGCCCAGCTGGTGCGCGAGGCGCTCGCGCAGCGACGGGCGCTGCTGCTGCTCGACGACGCGGTCGGCGCCGACCAGGTCGACCCGCTGCTGCCGCAGAACGCCGACTGCCTGGTGGTGGCGACCGCCCGCGGACCGCTCACCGGCGTCCCTGACGTCCGCCCCTGCACCCTCGGCGGCCTCGACCCCAAGGCGGCCGTCGAATTCCTGGAGAGCTTCACCGGGGCGGTACGGATCACGGTGGACCCGCGCACCGCCGAGAACCTGGTCGAGGAGTGCGCGGGAGCGCCCGCCGCCATCGCCCTGGTCGGCGGCTGGCTGGCGGTCCGGCCCCAGGCGGCCGTCTCCGACGTCGCCAAGCGGCTGCACGCACTCCCCGACGAGGGCGGGGCCGGCGGGGCCCTCGGCGGCCAACTACCCGTCGCGGAGCGCCCGTTGGTGCGCGCCTTCCGGCTGGTGTACGAGTCGCTGCCGCAGCCCAACGCCCGCCTTCTGCGGCTGCTCTCGCTCGCCCCGGCCGGGATCGTGGACGCCCAGACCGCCTCGGCGCTCGCCGGGTGCTCGGTGTCGGCGGCCCAGAACACCCTGGAGGACTTCGTCGCGTACGGACTGCTGAGGGTCTTCGGCGACCCGGACGAGCGGCCCGCCCAGTACGCGGTGCCCGGCTGGCTGGCTCCGCTGTTGCACAGGCTCGCGGAGGCCGCCGACCGGCCCGGCGAGCTCCAGCTGGCCCGGGCCCGGATGCTGGAGCGGACCGTACGGCTGCTCCAGTCCTGCCGGGCGGTCACCGAGCCCGACGGCTCCCCGGCCCGCAAGAAGCTCGCCGGGCTGCCCCGCGCCCTGCGCTTCCCCAACGAGCGGCTGGCCGCCGCGTGGCTGGACACCCGCAGGCCCGCGCTGCTGGCGGCCGCCCGGCTCGCGGTCGAGGACGGCGAGCTGGACACCCTGGCCAGACGGCTGGTCGCGGCGCTGGTCCGGGCGCTGGCCGCGCACCGGGGGACCGGGGCCGCCGCACCCGATCTCTATGGTCTGCACCAGCTGGTTCTCGACGTCGCCGAGCGGCGCGAGCTGCACCGGGAGAAGGCCGCGGCCCTGCTCAATCTGGGCGATCTGGACGCGGAGGCCGGGCGCACCGGTGACGCGCTGGTGCGCTACCGGGCGGCCCTGGACGCGGGCCGGGCCGCGAACGACCCGTATGCGACGGGCCGCGCGATGGAATCCGTAGGCGGCGCCCACCAGGAGCTGGGCGACTGGACGCGGGCCGCCGACTGGTACGGGCGAGCCCTGGCCCAGCGGCTCGCGCGGGGCGAGCGGGAGGACGAGGCGCGCCTCTACGGGCGCATCGGCGCGGTGCTCACCTACGCGGGCCGCTACGGCGAGGCGCTCCGCAGTTGGCGCGCCGCGGTGGCCGGATATCGCCGTCTCGGCGATCTGCCGAGCCAGGCGCGGGCGCTGAGCGAGGCTGCCCGGGTGCAGGAGTACGCCGGGCGGCCCGAGGAGTCGCTGCGCACCTGCCGCGAGGCGGTCGAGTGGGCGAGGCAGGCCGGTGATCTGCGTCTCCAGGCGGCGCTCCAGCTGCGCCTCGCGGACACCCTCGACCGGCTGGGAGACCCGGCGGGGGCCAGGCTGCACCGGGGCGCGGCCGAGACCCTGTTGGGGCCTGACGGAGGAAGTGGGGAGGAAGATGAAGCTCCGGCCTACGAAATCCGTAGCGCTTCGGCCAAAGATTAG
- a CDS encoding NUDIX domain-containing protein → MQLQDTPEEWRVVATRTPFEGNKTSVRTDDVVMPDGTVASRDYQVHPGSVAVLALDGAGRVLVLRQYRHPVRHKLWEIPAGLLDVPGENPLHAAQRELYEEAHVKAEDWRVLTDVYTTPGGCDEAVRIFLARDLSEAEGERFEVSEEEADMELARVPVDELVRGVLAGELHNNCLVVGVLALAAAQTGSGLDSLRPAEAPWPARPFEK, encoded by the coding sequence ATGCAGCTCCAGGACACCCCCGAGGAATGGCGGGTCGTCGCCACCAGGACCCCGTTCGAGGGCAACAAGACCAGCGTCCGCACCGACGACGTGGTCATGCCCGACGGCACGGTCGCGAGCCGCGACTACCAGGTCCACCCGGGCTCGGTGGCCGTCCTCGCCCTCGACGGCGCGGGCCGGGTCCTGGTGCTGCGCCAGTACCGCCACCCCGTGCGCCACAAGCTGTGGGAGATCCCGGCCGGGCTGCTCGACGTGCCCGGCGAGAACCCGCTGCACGCCGCCCAGCGCGAGCTGTACGAGGAGGCGCACGTCAAGGCCGAGGACTGGCGGGTCCTCACCGACGTCTACACCACGCCCGGCGGCTGCGACGAGGCCGTACGGATCTTCCTCGCCCGCGATCTCTCCGAGGCGGAGGGCGAGCGCTTCGAGGTCTCCGAGGAGGAGGCCGACATGGAGCTGGCCCGGGTGCCCGTCGACGAGCTCGTCCGGGGCGTGCTCGCCGGTGAGCTGCACAACAACTGCCTGGTGGTGGGCGTCCTCGCGCTCGCGGCCGCACAGACGGGGTCCGGGCTCGATTCGCTGCGCCCGGCCGAGGCGCCCTGGCCGGCCCGCCCGTTCGAGAAATGA